A stretch of Vigna angularis cultivar LongXiaoDou No.4 chromosome 4, ASM1680809v1, whole genome shotgun sequence DNA encodes these proteins:
- the LOC108322286 gene encoding conserved oligomeric Golgi complex subunit 4, protein MGTTPEVNGNNVPDEETLGGSIHFGTAEAVEYVRSLTDVGAMTRLLHECIAHQRAVDVELDELLSQRTDLDRHLLQLQRSSDVLDIVNSDADYMLSNVASTSDLADQVSSKVRELDLAQSRVRNALLRIDAIVERANSLEGVHRALEAEDYESASRYVQTFLQIDAQYKDSGSDQLQRDRLLAAKKQLEGIVRKKLSAAVDQRDHPAILRFIRLFTPLGVEEEGLQLYVGYLKKVIAMRSRMEFEQLVETMDQRNVNFVGCLTNLFKDIVLAIEENSEILSGLCGEDGIVYAICELQEECDSRGSVILNKYMEYRKLAKLSSEINAHNTNLLAVGGGPEGPDPREVELYLEEILSLMQLGEDYTEFMISKIKGLTSVDPELLPRATRAFRSGSFSKVAQDLTGFYVILEGFFMLENVRKAIRIDEHVPDSLTTSMVDDVFYVLQSCLRRAISTSNISSVVAVLSGASSLLGNEYNEALQQKIREPNLGAKLFFGGVGVQKTGTEIATALNNMDVSSEYVLKLKHEIEEQCAEVFPALADREKVKSCLTELADSSNAFKQALTAGIEQLVSTITPRIRPILDSVGTISYELSEAEYANNEVNDPWVQRLLHAVETNVAWLQPLMTANNYDTFVHLIIDFIVKRLEVIMMQKRFSQLGGLQLDRDARALVSHFSVMTQRTVRDKFARLTQMATILNLEKVSEILDFWGENSGPMTWRLTPAEVRRVLGLRIDFKPEAIAAVKL, encoded by the exons ATGGGGACTACGCCTGAGGTCAACGGGAATAATGTACCGGACGAAGAAACACTCGGCGGCTCAATTCATTTCGGCACGGCGGAGGCCGTCGAATACGTCCGTTCGCTCACCGACGTCGGCGCCATGACGCGCCTCCTCCATGAGTGCATCGCTCACCAGAGAGCCGTCGACGTCGAACTCGACGAGCTTCTCTCGCAGCGCACTGACCTCGACCGTCACCTCCTCCAGCTCCAGCGCTCCTCCGATGTCCTTGACATCGTCAACTCCGACGCAGACTACATGCTCTCTAACGTGGCTTCCACCTCCGACCTCGCTGACCAGGTCAGCAGCAAGGTCCGCGAGCTTGACCTGGCGCAGTCGCGCGTCCGCAACGCGCTCCTCCGCATCGACGCCATTGTGGAGCGCGCCAACTCCCTCGAAGGCGTCCACCGTGCCCTCGAGGCAGAGGACTATGAGTCTGCCTCCCGCTACGTCCAGACCTTCCTCCAAATTGACGCGCAGTACAAAGATTCCGGCTCCGATCAGCTTCAGAGGGATCGCTTGTTGGCAGCGAAGAAGCAGTTGGAGGGAATTGTAAGGAAGAAGCTCTCTGCCGCAGTGGATCAGCGCGACCACCCCGCCATTCTCAG GTTCATTCGACTCTTCACCCCGTTGGGTGTGGAGGAGGAGGGATTGCAGTTGTATGTTGGGTACTTGAAGAAAGTGATTGCAATGAGATCAAGAATGGAGTTTGAGCAATTGGTGGAGACAATGGATCAGCGTAATGTCAATTTTGTTGGTTGTTTGACCAATTTGTTCAAGGACATTGTGTTGGCGATTGAGGAGAATAGTGAGATCTTGAGTGGTCTTTGTGGGGAGGATGGTATTGTATATGCCATCTGTGAGCTTCAGGAGGAGTGTGATTCTCGCGGTTCTGTGATTTTGAACAAGTATATGGAGTATAGGAAGTTGGCTAAGTTGTCCTCTGAGATAAATGCTCACAACACCAATTTGCTTGCTGTTGGAGGAGGTCCTGAGGGTCCTGACCCACGAGAGGTTGAGTTATATTTGGAGGAGATTCTCTCCCTTATGCAGCTTGGTGAAGATTACACTGAATTCATGATTTCAAAGATCAAAGGGCTTACTTCTGTTGACCCTGAGTTGCTTCCCCGTGCCACCAGAGCTTTTCGGAGTGGCAGTTTCAGCAAGGTTGCACAAGATTTAACTGGGTTTTATGTGATTTTGGAGGGATTTTTCATGTTGGAGAACGTCAGGAAAGCAATAAGGATTGATGAACACGTGCCTGACAGCCTTACCACTTCTATGGTGGATGATGTATTTTATGTATTGCAGAGTTGCCTGCGGAGGGCAATATCCACTTCCAATATCAGTTCTGTTGTTGCCGTTTTGAGTGGTGCCAGCAGTTTACTCGGTAATGAATATAATGAAGCCTTGCAGCAAAAAATAAGAGAGCCAAACCTTGGTGCAAAGTTGTTCTTTGGTGGCGTTGGTGTGCAAAAGACAGGGACAGAAATTGCAACAGCTTTGAATAATATGGATGTTAGCAGTGAGTATGTTCTGAAGCTAAAACATGAAATTGAAGAACAGTGTGCTGAG GTGTTTCCTGCACTAGCTGATCGAGAAAAGGTAAAATCTTGTTTGACTGAGTTGGCAGATAGCAGCAATGCTTTCAAGCAAGCTTTAACTGCTGGCATAGAACAACTTGTGTCAACCATTACACCTCGAATAAGACCAATATTAGACAGCGTTGGAACAATTAGCTATGAGCTTTCGGAGGCTGAGTATGCAAATAATGAGGTGAATGATCCATGGGTTCAGAGACTTCTCCATGCTGTTGAGACGAATGTGGCATGGTTGCAGCCACTTATGACAGCTAACAATTATGACACGTTTGTTCATTTGATTATTGACTTCATTGTGAAAAGGCTAGAAGttattatgatgcaaaaaagaTTTAGTCAGCTAGGCGGTCTTCAACTTGACCGAGATGCTAGAGCTTTGGTAAGTCACTTCAGTGTCATGACACAGAGAACTGTCAGAGACAAGTTTGCACGTCTTACTCAAATGGCAACAATTCTAAATTTAGAAAAGGTTTCTGAGATTCTAGATTTCTGGGGTGAGAACTCTGGACCTATGACCTGGAGATTAACTCCAGCAGAAGTTAGGCGTGTATTGGGTCTGCGGATTGATTTTAAACCAGAAGCAATAGCTGCTGTGAAGTTGTAA
- the LOC108322259 gene encoding 60S acidic ribosomal protein P1-3, whose translation MSVGETACSYASIILHDEGIAVTADKITTLLKTAKVQVESYWPTLFAKLAEKKNLGDLIANAAGGGAPAAVAAAPVAAAGGGAAAAAPAAEEKKKEEPEEESDDDMGFGLFD comes from the exons ATGTCTGTCGGCGAAACTGCTTGCTCATACGCATCTATCATCCTTCACGATGAAGGAATCGCCGTCACT GCCGACAAAATCACCACTTTGTTGAAAACTGCCAAGGTTCAAGTCGAATCTTACTGGCCTACCTTGTTTGCTAAACTTGCCGAGAAGAAAAATCTTGGCGATTTGATTGCAAATGCTGCAGGCGGTGGGGCACCAGCCGCTGTTGCAGCTGCCCCAGTTGCTGCCGCAGGTGGAGGTGCAGCTGCGGCCGCCCCTGCCGCTGAGGAGAAAAAGAAG GAAGAACCTGAAGAAGAGAGTGACGATGATATGGGATTCGGCTTGTTCGATTAG
- the LOC108322250 gene encoding pyruvate dehydrogenase E1 component subunit alpha-3, chloroplastic: MSLSAPKFAHPLPLHHRSNGSPMSFNTSTPFLGSTQKLRFIAPIKLNARSNSTVVSVSDAVKNKNLKSATNLLITKEEGLLLYEDMILGRFFEDMCAQMYYRGKMFGFVHLYNGQEAVSTGFIKLLKKEDSVVSTYRDHVHSLSKGVPARAVMSELFGKATGCSRGQGGSMHMFSKEHNVIGGFAFIAEGIPIATGAAFSSKYRREVLKEADCDHVTLAFFGDGTCNNGQFYECLNMAALWKLPIVFVVENNLWAIGMSHLRSTSDPQIWKKGPAFGMPGVHVDGMDVLKVREVAKEAIERARRGEGPTLVECETYRFRGHSLADPDELRDPAEKAHYADRDPISALKKYMFENKLANEQELKAIEKKIDEVLEDAVEFADESPLPQRSQLLENVFADPKGFGIGPDGKYRCEDPKFTEGTAHV; encoded by the exons ATGTCTCTCTCCGCTCCCAAGTTTGCGCACCCTCTTCCTCTCCATCACAGATCCAATGGCAGCCCCATGTCTTTCAACACGTCCACTCCCTTCCTTGGATCCACTCAGAAGCTTCGTTTCATCGCCCCCATTAAGCTCAATGCTCGCTCTAATTCCACTGTTGTCTCTGTCTCCGATGCTGTCAAGAACAAGAACCTCAAATCAGCCACAAATCTG CTTATTACGAAAGAGGAGGGCTTGTTGCTCTACGAAGACATGATATTAGGCAGGTTCTTTGAAGACATGTGTGCCCAGATGTATTATAGAGGCAAAATGTTTGGCTTTGTTCACTTGTACAATGGCCAAGAAGCTGTGTCAACTGGCTTCATCAAGCTTCTCAAGAAAGAAGACTCGGTGGTGAGTACGTACCGGGACCATGTTCATTCATTGAGTAAGGGGGTCCCGGCACGTGCTGTAATGAGTGAGCTCTTTGGGAAGGCCACGGGATGCTCCCGTGGTCAAGGTGGATCTATGCATATGTTCTCAAAGGAACATAATGTGATTGGGGGGTTTGCTTTCATTGCTGAAGGAATCCCTATTGCCACTGGGGCAGCATTTTCCAGCAAGTATAGAAGGGAGGTTCTGAAAGAGGCAGATTGTGATCACGTGACATTGGCATTTTTTGGAGATGGAACATGTAACAATGGACAGTTCTACGAATGCCTAAACATGGCAGCTTTATGGAAATTGCCTATTGTGTTTGTGGTGGAAAATAATCTGTGGGCTATTGGGATGTCACATCTCAGGTCAACTTCAGATCCTCAAATATGGAAGAAAGGGCCGGCATTTGGAATGCCTGGGGTTCATGTTGATGGGATGGACGTTTTGAAGGTCAGGGAGGTGGCAAAGGAAGCTATTGAAAGAGCCAGACGAGGAGAGGGACCAACTTTAGTAGAATGTGAGACCTATAGATTTAGAGGACATTCATTGGCCGATCCTGATGAACTTCGTGACCCTG CTGAGAAGGCACATTATGCTGATAGGGATCCCATCTCTGCGTTGAAGAAATACATGTTCGAGAACAAATTAGCCAATGAACAAGAGTTGAAGGCCATAGAGAAGAAGATTGATGAGGTTCTTGAGGATGCAGTTGAGTTTGCAGATGAGAGCCCTCTTCCACAACGCAGCCAGCTTCTGGAGAATGTCTTTGCTGATCCCAAAGGTTTTGGAATTGGACCTGATGGCAAGTACAGATGCGAGGACCCAAAATTCACTGAAGGCACTGCTCATGTCTAA